A portion of the Aricia agestis chromosome 1, ilAriAges1.1, whole genome shotgun sequence genome contains these proteins:
- the LOC121727612 gene encoding protein O-mannosyltransferase 1: MGSKNRLNKGKQNEVNINTSNNFEKNTEITEKRTSEDREMGDGAPAECELKEHSEVTNLRLEGKPIQSYYLNIKIDVVLIALLLLALCTRLYNLSEPHYIVFDELHYGRYVSLYTKGVFFFDAHPPLGKQLLYLAGRAAGYDGNFTFDRIGSPYNEGVPVKALRLLPAISGSLIVPLTYQLMLEFNTFQWTAILAALLVLFENSFLTQSRFMLLESIQILFGMCGIYCVIKSTRSRSISAVLWLAFGAMSLGCCFSVKYSGLYTYYLAIFLVGRQMWKKLSQKDSCLWLTISTVWRFLTFIIIPLSVYVGVFYIHLAMLPKAGPHDSVMTSAFQATLQGGLASITRGQPLHVAHGSQITLRHSHGRTCWLHSHAHVYPVRYADGRGSSHQQQVTCYSFKDVNNWWIVKRPERAALAVGSPPDVIRHGDTVQLLHGITSRALNSHDVAAPVSPQSQEVSCYIDYNVSMSAQNLWRVEIVNREEERATWDGIRSQVRLVHAGSGAALRYTGRQLPAWGFHQHEVVADRALDHRDVLWNVEEHRYTKAEDRRERERELVSAEMIPTSVPQLSFWQKFVELQYKMAAHAADAPLGHMFASEPLDWPLLVRSIAYWLSPDSNAQVHLIGNLVTWYSGTVSVVLYAALLALYAMRSRRACEDLPSYAAQKFEDAGFVLFLGYWIHYLPYFFMDRTLFLHHYLPAYMFKLLLLAFVIDHIFLVLNIRRSTRSLNNVFLVGVSVWMAYILITFKKFSILSFGNSDLTETDLLSLRWKDTWDFILHKKG; the protein is encoded by the exons ATGGGAAGTAAAAATCGTTTAAATAAAGGAAAACAAAATGAGGTCAATATCAATACatcaaataattttgaaaaaaatacagaaataacaGAGAAACGTACAAGCGAAGATAGAGAAATG GGTGATGGAGCACCAGCAGAGTGTGAACTTAAAGAACACAGTGAAGTGACAAATTTAAGATTAGAAGGCAAACCTATTCAAAGCTActatttgaatataaaaattgatGTAGTCCTTATAGCACTACTCTTATTAGCCCTTTGTACCAGACTTTACAATTTAAGTGAGCCTCATTATATTGT GTTTGATGAATTACACTATGGGAGGTATGTTTCGCTATATACCAAGGGTGTTTTCTTTTTTGACGCCCATCCACCTTTGGGCAAGCAGTTGCTTTACTTAGCAGGCCGAGCTGCTGGATATGATGGAAACTTTACCTTTGATAGAATTGGATCACCCTACAATGAAGGAGTGCCAGTAAAAGCATTAAGACTTTTACCTGCCATTAGCGGAAGTTTAATAGTCCCGCTAACTTATCAGTTAATGttagaatttaatacatttcaaTGGACTGCAATATTAGCAGCTCTGCTGGTTTTATTTG AAAACTCTTTTTTAACACAATCAAGATTTATGTTGTTAGAGAGCATTCAAATACTGTTTGGTATGTGCGGCATTTACTGTGTAATCAAGAGCACACGAAGCAGAAGTATTTCGGCTGTTTTGTGGCTAGCTTTTGGCGCAATGTCACTTGGTTGTTGTTTCTC AGTGAAATATTCTGGactgtatacatattatctaGCCATATTTTTAGTTGGTAGGCAAATGTGGAAGAAATTGAGCCAGAAAGACTCCTGTTTGTGGCTAACAATATCAACGGTTTGGAGGTTTTTAACCTTCATCATAATACCCCTGAGTGTATATGTTGGTGTATTCTACATTCATTTAGCTATGCTCCCGAAAGCTGGCCCACACGATAGCGTGATGACGAGTGCCTTTCAGGCCACACTACAAGGTGGCCTAGCTAGCATCACTCGAGGCCAACCTTTACACGTCGCCCACGGTTCACAAATAACCCTAAG GCATTCGCACGGGCGTACTTGCTGGCTGCACTCGCACGCGCACGTGTACCCGGTGCGGTATGCGGACGGGCGCGGCTCGTCGCACCAGCAGCAGGTGACCTGCTACAGTTTCAAGGACGTCAACAACTGGTGGATCGTGAAGCGGCCGGAGCGCGCCGCCCTCGCCGTGGGCTCGCCGCCCGACGTCATCCGGCACGGCGACACCGTCCAGCTGCTGCACGGCATCACCAGCCGCGCTCTTAACTCGCACGACGTCGCCGCACCCGTCTCCCCTCAGTCGCAG GAAGTCTCTTGCTACATCGACTACAACGTGTCGATGTCGGCGCAGAACTTATGGCGGGTGGAGATCGTGAATCGCGAGGAGGAGCGAGCGACGTGGGACGGTATCCGCTCGCAGGTGCGGCTCGTGCACGCGGGCTCCGGCGCCGCGCTGCGCTACACCGGCCGCCAGCTGCCCGCCTGGGGCTTCCACCAGCACGAGGTGGTCGCCGACCGCGCTCTCGACCACCGCGACGTGCTCTGGAACGTCGAGGAACATCGGTATACTAAAG CCGAGGACCGACGGGAAAGAGAGAGGGAGCTGGTGAGCGCCGAGATGATACCCACGAGCGTGCCGCAGCTGTCTTTCTGGCAGAAGTTCGTGGAACTGCAGTACAAGATGGCGGCGCACGCGGCGGACGCGCCGCTCGGACACATGTTCGCCAGCGAGCCGCTCGACTGGCCGCTGCTCGTGCGATCCATCGCCTACTGGCTCTCGCCGGATTCCAAT GCCCAAGTACATCTTATAGGAAACCTTGTAACTTGGTACTCTGGGACGGTGTCGGTGGTGCTCTACGCCGCATTGCTCGCTTTATACGCAATGCGATCGAGACGTGCTTGTGAAGACTTGCCCAGCTACGCGGCTCAGAAATTCGAAGACGCAGGTTTTGTATTGTTTCTCGGTTACTGGATACACTACTTACCATATTTTTTCATGGACCGTACTCTATTCCTTCATCACTATTTACCCGCCTACATGTTCAAACTACTCTTGTTAGCTTTTGTTATCGATCATATTTTTTTGGTCCTAAATATTCGTCGCAGCACGAGAAGCCTCAATAATGTTTTCCTCGTCGGTGTGTCTGTGTGGATGGCTTATATTCTCATTACGTTCAAGAAATTCTCGATATTAAGTTTCGGGAATAGCGATTTAACTGAAACTGACCTTTTGAGTCTGAGGTGGAAAGATACTTGGGACTTTATACTACACAAAAAAGGCTAA